In Clostridium omnivorum, the DNA window AAGCTCAGAATCTTTAAGCTTCTTTACATAGTCATTTATCTTGTCGTAAATATTATCATTTACTTTTTCTGCATAAGAATAGCGCTTATTACCAGGGGATAAAACTAAATATTCATTAATCATATCCACATAGTTTTTATCGTTAATATTTATTTTATTATTGCTAAAAACATAATCAATTATGTCTTTACTAAGCATTTCGAATTCAATAGAAATGTTATTTTTATTTTTGATGTAATTTAAAAATGACTTTGCGCAAACTAGCTTTATCTCTGACTTAAGTTGCCCGATATTACCACCCTTAAAGGGATATAGAGCCAGGGCTTTTAAAACCTCAGGGGAAATTCTAATATCCTTGTTTAGATTTATGCACTCATAATAAAAGAGAGTTTCTATAATCTCCATCTTTTCTTCAATAGCCTTTTCTCTAAAAGAGGGCAGAGTTATTACTACAGGAATTCTCCTTAAAAAAGTTGTTAAAAGTGCTTCATTTGGTTCTTCTGTAGTGGCCGCAATTATCATCACATTGCTTTTATTTGTATTGCCGGATTCTCCTAATTTATGATACTGTCCTTTATCAATGAGATAAAAAAGCATTTCTTGTCCATCAGGAGGAAGTCTATGCACTTCATCCAGGAATAAGATGCCACCATTTGCCTTTGCTACTAAGCCTTCTTTATCAGTATTTGCACCTGTAAAGGAGCCTTTAACATGTCCAAAAAGCTCAGAAAGTAAAAGCTGTGGGTTATTAAAGTAGTCAGAACAGTTAAAAGCTACAAAAGGAAAGGAACCTTCATCTAAGCCTTTATTAACTTTAGCATATTCATACATGGAGGTGGCAAAGGTGCTTTTACCAACACCGCTTTCTCCAAGCAGTAAAGTGTGAAGCCCTTTTGGAGGGTACATAAGTGCAGCTTTAGCTTGTCCGATTTGATTTATAAGACTGTTGTTAGCACCAACTAATTGGCTGAAGGGGTCTTCAGAGACGTTATCTTCACTTCTGTCTGCAGATTCCTCAGATTTTAGAGAACTAAGTAAGGTCTTAAAATCTTCCAAGCTATATACAAGGTTTGTGCCTTCACTATTTATCAAATTTAAAGAAGCTAAAATAGCTTTTGGAAAAAAGGAAACAGGTCTAGAATTTATCTTGATGAGCTTATCCTGTTTAAAAAGAGTATTTAAAATAGTGCTGGCATTATTTCTAATAATATGCAGATCCTTTTCTATATCGCTTGTATATACTCCAAAATAATTTTGATTTTTAATGCAATCATTAATGTAGTCAAGAGTTAGTTTTTTAGTTATATAATCGTTTACTGCATCGATGTTTTTCAAAATATCACCTACTATTTTTTCTTCTTAAAGCTAGTGCTTTTAAACTTATCAAAGGCCTTAGGAAGTGGTATTTTTTTAGTGTACCTATCTAGGAATAGTGCTACAGCAAAGGCTATTACTGCTAGGTAAAAGTTTTTATATACTATTGACAGTATAAAAAGCACTAATGTAACAAATACGGAAATGTACCATAAAGCTATCTTCACAACATTCACCACCTTATGTTTAAAATTTTCCTTGCTATTATATTTATTTTTATCATAATATAATTAAATTGTAAATACAAATGCAATTTTATGAAATGTACCTGTTATTAACTATTATGCGGTGACGGTAATAGTTATTAAATTATTTTAATAAAAGTTGAAAGGAGCTTGAATTTACTATGAATAGCATTGATTTACATGTACATACCTATAATTCAGATGGAACAAATAGCCCTAAAGAAATTATTAATATTGCAAAAGAAACAGGATTGAGTGCCATTTCTATAACTGACCATGACAGTATAGAAGGCAATGAGGAAGCTAGGGTGGAAGCAGGAAAGTGCTCTATAGATTACTTAAATGGCATAGAATTTAGTGCAGACTATGGGGAAGGCAGACTGCTGCATATTTTGGGCTTGGGCATAGATATTTACAACCATGACTTTTTAGAGGTCTATAATGGAATTAAAATAGCTAGGGAGAAAAGTGTAGGAGAAATTCTAAAAATAATAAAAAGTAAAAATATTACTATAAGCATTGATGTGCTGAGGGACAGGTGCTTAAAGAAAAACCTAGACAGATATGACATCCATAGATACTTTATGGAGGAGAAACTATGCAGCAGTGCTCAAGAGGTATGGGACAAATATCTGGATCCAATTCCATACAAAAGAGAAGAAATATTAAGTGCAGAAGAGGCTATTTATATAATAAAAAAGGCTGGAGGCAGAGCTTTTTTAGCACACTATAATAAAAGTATTGGACTTGGTGGCCTCAGCAGAGCAGCTATGGAAAGAGAAATTAGGAATTTAATTGATTTAGGGCTTGATGGAATGGAAAAATACTATCCAAGCTTTACACTAGAGGATGTACAGTTTGCAGATTATCTTTTAGAGAAGTACAAGCTGCTGGCCTCTGGAGGAACTGATTTTCATGGAGGAAATAGATCTGACATAAGACTTGGAATAGGAAGTGGTGGATTTAATGTGCCTTATGCAGTATATAAAAGTATTTTTAATAGCATAAAAAATGGTTAAAAAGTTATGCACTATAGTTTTTTTAAAATTATAGTGCATAACTTTTTAAGTAAACATTTTCAAAATTCAGAATTGTAAACCTATGCACTAAAGTTGGCACGGTACTTGCTAAGAATATAGGTACAAAGAAAATTAGCTAAAGGAGAATGATACCATGGAAGAAAATGTAGCTTTATTAAACGAAGAATTAATATTAATGGATTATGGAGCTAATAACAAAGAAGAATTACTAAGGGGCCTGGGAACAATACTAAGAGAAAAGGGATATGTAAAGAACACTTATATAGATGGATTATTGGAAAGAGAAGAAACCTTTCCTACAGGGCTTAATACTCCAGGAGTAAGCGTAGCTATACCTCATACTTATGCAATACATGTTGAAAAACCAGTTATACTTATAGCTAAACTAAATAAGCCGGTAGTATTTAAAGAGATGGGCTCTGGTGAAAACGATGTAGAGGCTAAACTAATATTTATGCTGGCTATTAAAAACCCAGATCAGCAGGTTATAACCCTAAGTAAGTTAATGTCGATATTTTCAAAGGAAGAGACTCTATTAGAAATATATAATGCAAAAGAAAAGCATGATATATACCTTACACTTAAAAAGGTATTAGAAGAAGATAACTAAGATATAATTAAAAATTAATTATATAAAAATTAAAGGGAGGAAAAATCATGGGTAAAATTAAAAAAGTTTTTGTAGCATGCGGATCAGGAGTAGCAACATCACAAACAGTAGCATCAAAAATCGCTAGTATGTGCGAGGATGAAAATCTACCAGTAAGTGTAGAAGCTGTAGATATTAAGTCTCTAGAAAGCTTAATAGATCAATGTGACATATATGTATCTATAGTTCCACTAAAGACAAAGGATTGGGGGAAACCTACATTAAGCGGAATACCATTCTTAACAGGTATGGGAATAGATGCTGAATTTGAAAAGCTTAAAGAATATGTAAAAGGAAAATAGTAATTATCCAAAAACTATTAAAAGACTATAAAAAATATCTCCAAGAAATAATAGATTAAATCAAGGAGATAAAAATAAAAAAATACGTTATTTTATTTTATCACAAAAAAGAAAAAATATAAACAAATTTAGGGGGTAATATTAATGAGCGCAATAATACATTATATCCTTAACCTAGGTGCAGCAGTATTTCTACCAATCATTATGATAATCCTTGGTCTTAGTATGAAGATGAAACCTAAAAAGGCAATTATAGCAGGTTTAACTTTAGGCATAGCATTTACAGGAATGAGCGAAATCATAAACTTCATGTTTGGTGCAATAAGTCCCGCAGCTAGCGCATTTGTAAAAAATACAGGAATACAATTAAATGCCATTGATGCTGGTTGGGCTCCAATGTCAGCAATAGCTTGGGCATGGCCATATGCATTATTACTTTTCCCAATTTGCATAGGAATAAATATAGTAATGTTAATATTAGGCTGGACAAACTGCTTAAACGTAGACTTGTGGAATGTTTGGGGTAAGATTTTTACAGCAACACTAGTAGCAGCAGTAACAGGAAGTATTGCACTAGGACTTGTAGGTGCTTCAATACAAATGATGTTAGAACTTAAGAATGCCGATATTACTCAAAAGCAATTATATGAATTTACCAAAATACCTGGAATTGCATGTACTCACTGTATGACATTAACTGGTGTAATTCTAGCTCCAATAAATAGATTGCTTGATTTCATACCTGGAATAAATAAGAGCAATATAGATGCAGCTAAATTAAAAGAAAAGATTGGTGTATTTGGCGAAAACAGTGTTATGGGCTTTATAGTTGGTGCGCTAATTGCTATATTTGCAAAATATGATCTTAAAGGCATATTAAATACTGCAGTTCAAGTTGCTACAGCATTAGTACTTTTCCCAATGGTTGCTAAGTTATTTATGCAAGCTTTAGCGCCTATAGCAGATGCAGTTGGAGACTTCATGAAGAAGAAATTCAAAGATAGAGAGCTT includes these proteins:
- a CDS encoding PTS sugar transporter subunit IIB, translated to MGKIKKVFVACGSGVATSQTVASKIASMCEDENLPVSVEAVDIKSLESLIDQCDIYVSIVPLKTKDWGKPTLSGIPFLTGMGIDAEFEKLKEYVKGK
- a CDS encoding PHP domain-containing protein, with product MNSIDLHVHTYNSDGTNSPKEIINIAKETGLSAISITDHDSIEGNEEARVEAGKCSIDYLNGIEFSADYGEGRLLHILGLGIDIYNHDFLEVYNGIKIAREKSVGEILKIIKSKNITISIDVLRDRCLKKNLDRYDIHRYFMEEKLCSSAQEVWDKYLDPIPYKREEILSAEEAIYIIKKAGGRAFLAHYNKSIGLGGLSRAAMEREIRNLIDLGLDGMEKYYPSFTLEDVQFADYLLEKYKLLASGGTDFHGGNRSDIRLGIGSGGFNVPYAVYKSIFNSIKNG
- a CDS encoding PTS sugar transporter subunit IIA → MEENVALLNEELILMDYGANNKEELLRGLGTILREKGYVKNTYIDGLLEREETFPTGLNTPGVSVAIPHTYAIHVEKPVILIAKLNKPVVFKEMGSGENDVEAKLIFMLAIKNPDQQVITLSKLMSIFSKEETLLEIYNAKEKHDIYLTLKKVLEEDN
- a CDS encoding PTS galactitol transporter subunit IIC → MSAIIHYILNLGAAVFLPIIMIILGLSMKMKPKKAIIAGLTLGIAFTGMSEIINFMFGAISPAASAFVKNTGIQLNAIDAGWAPMSAIAWAWPYALLLFPICIGINIVMLILGWTNCLNVDLWNVWGKIFTATLVAAVTGSIALGLVGASIQMMLELKNADITQKQLYEFTKIPGIACTHCMTLTGVILAPINRLLDFIPGINKSNIDAAKLKEKIGVFGENSVMGFIVGALIAIFAKYDLKGILNTAVQVATALVLFPMVAKLFMQALAPIADAVGDFMKKKFKDRELYIGLDWPFLAGLSEIWVVAILIVPIELILAVIMAKTGSNTVLPLGSIINISLVVPAMIVTGGNIIRMIILCTLTTPIFLLVGTSFAGTVTNLAKATGSIQVPNGQFMSWFSFEIPGLRWGLAHGFNVIHGEFLGVVVLAVLAACFVFYMKYMKKMDEKIEA